One window of the Corticium candelabrum chromosome 7, ooCorCand1.1, whole genome shotgun sequence genome contains the following:
- the LOC134182483 gene encoding uncharacterized protein LOC134182483 translates to MLESQQESQQQESQQQENQPGESQPAESEPYDSDETVDNHESNEAHNSSVICQVETGPRQLSITPATKRKRRRKGPEDELETSIVERLNSLDSKRAHVDSDEDGLFGRQIAATLRRFPYEKKAFAKLRLQQVMLEVELGGSGDGFSLFRESTP, encoded by the exons ATGCTGGAAAGTCAACAGGAGAGTCAACAACAGGAAAGTCAACAACAGGAGAACCAGCCAGGAGAGAGCCAGCCAGCAGAGAGTGAACCCTATGACAGTGATGAGACAGTCGACAATCATGAAAG CAATGAAGCACACAACAGCTCGGTCATTTGTCAGGTAGAGACTGGACCGCGTCAACTAAGCATCACTCCTGCCACCAAAAGAAAGAGACGTCGTAAGGGACCAGAAGACGAGCTAGAGACTTCAATTGTAGAAAGGCTAAACTCGTTAGACTCAAAGAGGGCTCATGTCGACTCCGATGAGGATGGTTTGTTCGGTAGGCAGATAGCTGCTACTCTACGGAGATTTCCCTATGAGAAGAAGGCGTTCGCAAAGCTCAGACTTCAACAAGTGATGTTAGAGGTAGAGCTTGGTGGGTCAGGAGATGGCTTTTCTCTGTTTAGAGAGAGCACCCCATAG
- the LOC134182635 gene encoding uncharacterized protein LOC134182635 — protein sequence MEDPDFGFYIYCKVDDTKLYLCADSTDESKVCLVTSVPHPNAYARFYVEFPSTRLLAPVCRWAKDSLHVLRKTAYMKRRQYLVIDTQTRQLSFTSGDELVRNQKARCQFAVEHMPIA from the coding sequence ATGGAAGATCCAGACTTCGGATTTTACATCTACTGCAAAGTAGACGACACCAAGTTATACTTGTGCGCAGACTCGACAGACGAGAGCAAGGTTTGTCTTGTCACCAGCGTTCCTCATCCCAACGCTTACGCTCGATTCTACGTGGAGTTTCCGAGTACCCGCCTTCTGGCACCCGTTTGTCGTTGGGCAAAGGATTCGTTGCACGTGTTGAGAAAGACTGCGTACATGAAACGACGTCAGTATCTTGTCATTGATACACAGACTAGACAGCTGTCGTTTACCTCTGGAGACGAACTTGTTCGTAATCAGAAAGCGAGATGTCAATTTGCTGTTGAACATATGCCAATTGCATAG
- the LOC134182695 gene encoding uncharacterized protein LOC134182695, whose protein sequence is MCFSILIYMYLDFLLKAGDCYLSLYESDNGRETLKGEKDVKKASEFNIHLEQSHANKHTYLDHITEPQSGFYIYCKSKKSGQQLYLTADSGNNSVTLVTSITSPEDKGIFFLEYPRDHILASLSNWPTDSLHLIRKTAYTRRHQYLVLTHNLEIKALFKGDAFDAKTQGRCQFQVEHSNTTKAGDSINDETSIE, encoded by the coding sequence ATGtgtttttcaattttaatatacatgtatttagATTTTTTGCTGAAAGCCGGTGATTGCTACTTATCATTGTATGAAAGCGACAATGGCAGAGAAACGCTCAAAGGAGAGAAAGACGTCAAGAAGGCAAGCGAATTCAACATTCATTTAGAGCAGAGCCACGCTAACAAACATACCTACCTTGATCACATCACTGAGCCCCAATCCGGGTTCTATAtttattgtaagagcaagaaATCAGGCCAACAACTCTATCTTACCGCAGACTCGGGGAACAACAGTGTCACACTGGTGACCAGCATTACCTCTCCAGAAGACAAAGGAATATTTTTTCTGGAATACCCACGTGATCACATCCTTGCATCACTCTCTAACTGGCCAACTGATTCCCTACATTTGATTCGCAAAACAGCTTACACCAGACGACATCAATACTTGGTTTTGACTCACAATCTAGAGATCAAGGCTCTCTTTAAAGGCGACGCTTTCGATGCTAAAACGCAAGGTCGGTGTCAGTTTCAAGTAGAACATTCAAATACAACGAAGGCAGGAGACTCAATCAATGATGAGACATCAATAGAATAG